From one Streptococcus oralis genomic stretch:
- a CDS encoding Imm74 family immunity protein, translating into MKISGTSGNVTFDYENGYVLKAEGELLTDGSFIVYRSSIQNWEPTYNHILITQNEIDKLVEEVNSRMTEQSIQIEFI; encoded by the coding sequence ATGAAAATTTCTGGGACAAGTGGTAACGTTACTTTTGACTATGAAAATGGCTATGTTCTAAAAGCAGAGGGAGAGTTGTTGACTGATGGTAGCTTTATTGTATATAGGTCAAGCATACAGAATTGGGAACCAACTTACAATCACATTCTTATCACACAGAACGAGATAGATAAACTTGTCGAGGAAGTGAACTCCAGGATGACGGAGCAATCAATTCAGATCGAATTTATCTGA
- the crcB gene encoding fluoride efflux transporter CrcB: protein MKKEQFYPLGIFLAAMVGGLARYLISTWLPASPDFPWGTLLVNYLGIFCLVYLVKGYLAYKGTSKGLVLALGTGFCGGLTTFSSLMLDAVKLLDTGRYLSLVIYLVLSIGGGLLFAYCLGRKKW, encoded by the coding sequence ATGAAAAAAGAACAATTTTATCCGCTAGGGATTTTTCTAGCTGCAATGGTGGGAGGCCTTGCCCGCTATCTCATTTCCACTTGGTTACCAGCTAGCCCAGACTTTCCTTGGGGGACCCTTCTCGTCAACTATCTGGGAATATTCTGCTTGGTCTATCTGGTAAAAGGCTATCTGGCCTATAAGGGAACCAGCAAAGGCTTGGTTTTGGCGCTGGGGACGGGATTTTGTGGTGGCTTGACAACTTTTTCTAGCCTAATGCTTGATGCAGTAAAACTGCTTGATACCGGGCGTTATTTGAGCTTGGTAATCTACCTAGTATTGAGTATTGGCGGAGGGCTTTTATTTGCTTATTGTCTAGGGAGGAAGAAATGGTAG
- a CDS encoding chorismate mutase: MDLDIIRQEIDQIDDQIVKLLEERMHLVEGVVAYKKASGKPILDTKREEVIFEKVKNRVEDKRYQETIVATFSDILKRSRDYQDQNIK, from the coding sequence ATGGATTTAGATATTATTCGGCAAGAAATTGATCAAATCGACGACCAAATCGTTAAGCTCCTAGAAGAACGAATGCATTTGGTTGAGGGAGTAGTTGCCTATAAGAAAGCCTCAGGAAAACCTATTTTAGATACTAAGAGAGAAGAAGTTATTTTTGAGAAAGTCAAAAATCGAGTAGAAGATAAGCGCTATCAGGAGACCATTGTTGCAACTTTTTCAGACATACTCAAACGTTCGCGTGATTATCAGGATCAAAACATTAAATGA
- the rplS gene encoding 50S ribosomal protein L19, producing the protein MNPLIQSLTEGQLRTDIPSFRPGDTVRVHAKVVEGNRERIQIFEGVVIARKGAGISENYTVRKISNGVGVERIFPIHTPRVEKIEVVRYGKVRRAKLYYLRALQGKAARIKEIRR; encoded by the coding sequence ATGAATCCATTAATCCAAAGCTTGACTGAAGGTCAACTTCGTACAGATATCCCATCATTCCGTCCTGGTGACACTGTTCGTGTACACGCGAAAGTTGTCGAAGGAAACCGTGAACGTATCCAGATTTTTGAAGGTGTTGTTATTGCACGTAAAGGTGCTGGCATCTCAGAAAACTACACAGTTCGCAAAATCTCTAACGGTGTAGGTGTTGAGCGTATCTTCCCAATCCACACTCCACGTGTTGAAAAGATTGAAGTTGTTCGTTACGGTAAAGTACGTCGTGCGAAATTGTACTACTTGCGTGCTCTTCAAGGTAAAGCAGCTCGTATCAAAGAAATCCGTCGTTAA
- a CDS encoding flavodoxin produces the protein MALAKIVFASMTGNTEEIADIVADKLRDLGLDVDVDECTTVDASDFLEADIAIVATYTYGDGELPDEMMDFYEDLADLNLNGKIYGVVGSGDTFYDEFCKAVDDFDRVFVATGAEKGSECIKVDLSAEEEDIERLEQFAEELAAKVG, from the coding sequence ATGGCATTAGCAAAAATTGTATTTGCCAGTATGACCGGTAATACCGAGGAAATTGCAGATATTGTAGCAGATAAATTGCGTGACTTGGGCTTGGATGTCGATGTGGATGAATGTACGACTGTTGACGCTTCAGACTTCTTGGAAGCGGATATCGCAATTGTTGCGACTTACACCTACGGAGATGGAGAATTGCCTGATGAGATGATGGACTTCTACGAAGACCTAGCTGATCTCAACTTGAATGGCAAAATCTACGGAGTGGTCGGTTCAGGAGATACCTTCTACGACGAATTCTGTAAGGCTGTTGATGACTTTGATCGCGTTTTTGTAGCGACAGGAGCTGAAAAAGGTTCAGAGTGCATTAAAGTAGACCTTTCTGCCGAAGAAGAAGATATTGAACGCTTGGAACAATTCGCAGAAGAATTGGCTGCAAAAGTAGGATAA
- the crcB gene encoding fluoride efflux transporter CrcB, producing the protein MVVFYLALACGLGALVRYFFSRYNHGSGLPLGTLIANLLGCFLIGLCYNHVESKEVYTILATGFCGGLTTFSTLNEELQRLLSDKKVFYSYFLLTYLGGLVAIFLGILL; encoded by the coding sequence ATGGTAGTATTTTATCTAGCGCTTGCTTGTGGACTGGGTGCCCTTGTCCGTTATTTCTTTTCCCGTTATAATCATGGGTCAGGACTACCACTAGGAACACTCATAGCCAATCTTCTAGGTTGCTTTTTGATTGGATTATGCTACAACCATGTGGAGTCCAAGGAAGTCTATACCATCCTAGCTACAGGATTTTGTGGAGGTTTGACGACTTTTTCAACTTTGAATGAAGAGCTACAGAGACTGCTTAGTGACAAGAAGGTGTTTTACAGCTATTTTCTCTTAACTTACTTAGGAGGTTTAGTAGCGATTTTTTTAGGAATTCTGCTATAA
- a CDS encoding DUF6572 domain-containing protein — protein MFYCEHHRWPEKEELEDYNHSDTIVHKGDGFVVYETNGYYEIGFFKEIGGAMGPEVCYPINKELMVKAFESSRGAYEVMIYAETGRWPLSKQDDIDRNYIRNHPETMLSNIEDQRELFDVEEFKALVKKAISSELKPTELDAIGTVDNHLEVLLVDSVGWQEEIETVHLEILQEKINNYIYFLESKQYVERYGDKFDKKVIHITFQYSPSDNGLAFLAAVQKVLQPTDMSLKVELPE, from the coding sequence ATGTTTTATTGTGAACATCATCGTTGGCCAGAGAAAGAAGAGTTAGAGGATTATAATCATTCAGATACGATTGTACATAAAGGCGATGGATTTGTTGTATATGAGACAAATGGTTATTACGAAATTGGCTTCTTTAAAGAAATTGGAGGAGCCATGGGTCCAGAAGTTTGCTATCCTATCAATAAGGAACTGATGGTTAAAGCATTTGAATCTTCTAGGGGAGCATATGAAGTCATGATTTATGCTGAAACAGGGCGCTGGCCCTTAAGTAAGCAAGATGATATTGATAGAAACTACATACGTAATCATCCTGAAACTATGCTATCAAATATAGAAGATCAACGTGAGTTGTTTGATGTTGAAGAGTTTAAAGCTCTTGTAAAAAAAGCCATCTCTTCAGAACTCAAGCCAACTGAACTTGATGCTATTGGTACAGTTGATAATCATTTAGAGGTTCTTCTGGTGGATTCAGTCGGCTGGCAGGAAGAGATAGAAACAGTTCATCTTGAAATTCTGCAGGAAAAAATTAACAATTATATCTACTTCCTCGAAAGCAAGCAGTATGTAGAGCGATATGGTGATAAGTTTGACAAAAAAGTCATCCATATCACATTCCAGTACTCTCCATCTGATAACGGATTGGCCTTTCTTGCGGCGGTTCAGAAGGTGTTACAACCCACAGATATGAGTTTGAAGGTGGAATTGCCGGAGTAA